One Pectobacterium cacticida genomic window, CGGTGAAGGTTTTGTACAGATCGGCGTCGGCCAGCGTGCCCGCCAGCTTGCCGTCAAAGCGCTTGTTGATAAAACCCGCATTACGCGAGGCGAGATTCACGACCTTATTGACGATATCGGCATTCACGCGCTGGACAAAATCCTCCAGGTTGAGATCGATATCATCAATGCGCGAAGATAATTTTGCCGCGTAGTAATAGCGCAGGCAGTCGGCATCCAGATGTTGCAGATACGTGCTGGCCTTAATAAAGGTGCCGCGCGATTTCGACATCTTGGCGCCGTTGACCGTGACGTAACCGTGTACGAACAGATTAGTCGGTTTACGGAAACCACTGCCTTCCAGCATGGCGGGCCAGAACAGACTATGGAAATAAACGATATCTTTACCGATAAAGTGATACAAATCGGCATCTGAGCCGGTGTTCCAGAAATCGTCGAAATTCAGATCGCCACGCTTATCGCACAGGTTCTTGAACGCGCCCATATAGCCGATGGGCGCATCCAGCCAGACGTAAAAATACTTGCCCGGCGCATCGGGAATTTCAAAACCGAAATAGGGCGCATCGCGGGTAATGTCCCACTGTTGCAGACCCGCATCGAACCACTCCTGCATCTTATTGGCAACCTGTTCCTGCAACGCACCGGAGCGTGTCCAGGTTTGCAGCATGTCGCTGAATGCCGGCAGGTCAAAGAAAAAGTGCTCGGATTCGCGCATCTCTGGCGTGGCGCCGGAAACGGCGGATTTAGGATTGATCAATTCTGTCGGGCTGTAGGTCGCACCGCAAACTTCACAGTTATCGCCGTACTGGTCGGCAGCCTGACATTTCGGGCAGGTGCCTTTCACAAAGCGATCCGGCAAAAACATGCCCTTTTCTGGGTCGTATAACTGAGAAATCGTGCGAGTTTTAATAAAGCCGTTCTCTTTCAGACGGCGATAAATCAGGCCTGACAGCTCGCGGTTCTCTTCGCTATGGGTTGAGTGATAGTTATCGTAGCTGATGGCGAAACCGGCGAAGTCCTGCTGATGCTCCTGACTCATCGCCGCAATCATCTGCTCTGGCGCGACGCCCATCTGCTGGGCCTTCAGCATAATGGGTGTGCCGTGGGCGTCATCTGCACAGATAAAGTGAACCTGATTGCCGCGCATTCGCTGATAACGTACCCAAATATCCGCCTGAATATGTTCAAGCATATGACCGAGGTGAATCGAACCATTAGCGTAAGGCAGCGCGCACGTTACCAGGATTTTCTTTGCGACTTGAGTCATGAGGAACTTGCTTTCTTTTGTGAATAGAGGAAACCCGATGTTAACCGATAGCGCCTTGCTGCGTAAACCGCTGACAGGGTTAAAACGGCAAGGCGTTACATTGCAGAGCCCATTTTGCGCGGCGCTTCCCCATTTTTGTTCATGAAGAGCGTCAGGCGGCAATGGCTCTGATATGCTATACCCAGTCTCAACGGTCAATATGAGAATTTCAAGGAGCCGGAATGAATGCGACAGTCCCCGAACAACGACCAGAAGCATTGCGTGCGATGGTCGCCGGGGTTTTATCTACTTTTCAGCACCCGACACTGAAAAACAACCTAACGACGCTTAATGCGTTGCGCCACTGCGCATTGCTGGACGATGTGTTACACATCGAACTGACGATGCCGTTTGTCTGGCTGAGTGGATTAGCCGTGTTAAAAGAAACGGTCAGCGATGAATTATTACGCCTGTCCGGCGCTGAGGCGGTCGAGTGGCGTTTAACGCAGGATATCGCGACACTGCGGCGGGTAAATAACCAGGCTGGGGTGAAAGGTGTAAAAAATATCATTGCCGTCAGCTCCGGGAAAGGCGGCGTTGGCAAATCAAGTACGGCGGTCAACATGGCGCTGGCGCTGGCGGCGGAAGGCGCAAATGTGGGCATTCTGGATGCCGATATCTATGGTCCGTCGATTCCCACCATGTTGGGGGCGGCCAGTGAACGGCCCACCTCGCCGGATGGTCAGCACATGACGCCGATTATCGCCCACGGTCTGGCTACCAACTCGATCGGTTATCTGGTGACGGACGATAACGCGATGGTGTGGCGTGGGCCGATGGCGAGTAAAGCGCTATTGCAACTGCTACAAGATACGCTGTGGCCGGACTTGGATTATTTGGTCATCGATATGCCGCCGGGGACGGGGGATATTCAACTAACGCTGGCGCAGAACATTCCGGTCACTGGCGCGGTTGTCGTGACCACGCCGCAAGATATCGCGTTGATGGATGCCATGAAAGGCATCGCGATGTTTGAAAAAGTCGGCGTACCCGTGCTGGGTATCGTGGAGAATATGAGCGTGCATATCTGTAGCCACTGTGGCCATCTGGAGCCGATCTTCGGCACGGGTGGTGCGCAGAAGCTGGCGGAAAAATATCACTGTTGCCTGCTGGGCCAGCTTCCACTGCATATCTCCCTACGTGAAGATCTGGATCGCGGTGAGCCGACAGTGGTCAGTCACCCGGACAGCGAATTCACTTCTCTGTATCGCGAACTGGCGGGGCAGGTAGCCGCGCAGCTTTACTGGCAGGGCGAAGTGATCCCCGGCGAAATCGCTTTCCGGGCGCTGTGATACGTAGTGGCGAGTGAATGACTCAACTATTGCATGCCGAGCTTGCGCCCGCACTCGGCATGCAGGTTCTATAAGCGCGCTAATTAACAGTGGCGTAGCGATAGGCTTCTTATCAGCAAGCCACCTAGCGAATCTTTAAAACCGAGCCCTAACACAGGTCGCGATTCGTCATTAAGGTACGAATCCGTAAAGGCAAATAGTGTTCTGTCATTGCCCACATGGGTGATAGTGGCGATGGGGTCACCATAAAGCAAAACGTTTAGCGTAGAGACATTGTTAGTCATCATCGTCCCCATCTAATTAGTATGCAGGCGACATTTGCTCACCTTCATCGCTAATCCCTTTGCTACTGCGAATGATCGACGTGATGGCAGGAATGGACTTTTTAGGTGCAACAAACCGCTCTAAGTCGAGCGAACGGGCAAGCGCAATCAAACTGGATATTCTTAAATCGACGCCACCCGATTCGATTTTTGATATATGACTTTGAGGCCCCCCCGAACGCGTGCTCAGATCTCTTTGGCTAAGCCCTTTATGTATCCGAGCTTCTCGAAGGCTTTCCAGTATCTGTTCTGTTACATAGCGCATGTTGATATGCCTAAATGCATCATTAAAGAATAATTATATATTAAAACATATCAACCTAACTAAACCCCCGAACGCAATAATGATTACTTATGACATATCAGAAGATAGTGCTTGATATGTCATTATAGATTGTCGATTACACGCCTACTTACTTTCCGTGGGCTGATAGGGTAGGGGTAATAACCAATCTCCTTTGAACTGATAGGCTTCGAACAACTGATGCAGATAGCCTGATGCCTTATATGTTAATAGTGAACTGAAAGGATTGTGTTAATAAAGGTTGGATCTTAACCATTCTATTGACAGGCTTAGCGTCGATATAACGTCTTGGATCAATTGTCACAAACCCCCAAAACTGTAAAAACCGCTCAATAAACCTGGATTCAATTAGCGAGCATAAGTATTTTTCCGGTGGAAAGTATTCGTCCGTAGGGAATGCCAATAGTAAATCGGGGAAAGCCGTCATCACCTCTTTAACCAACTGAGCTACACTGCTGTGGCTTTGCAGACGCCACAACATAAACAACCAAAAGGTACGCAAATCGACATCGTATTCAAAGCGGTCCAAATACCCCCAGTTATATTTTCTGGTTGCGGCTTCTAACATCGGTTTGAAAAATGCCTTAATACCTAATGTCTGATACTGATTTTGCGCTGCTTTTTTCACATGGTAGTGACCGCTACGTCGATAAATAATACCGCTAATTTCGGCTAGCACTCTGGTGTAGTGCAAGGCATTAAATTTATCTTCGTTACTGCCTGCAAACTCACTGATACGGATGTCACGTTCGAATTGAGCAACTGAAAGCTCTGGCAGCAATGCACAGGCCTGCTTGACTAACTTAGCCGGTAAGTTGCCCTTGCTTGTGGCTTTGAATGATCCTCCTTGCGCCATGGCTTCATCAATAATCAGGCTTAAATAGTGCATCACGGGGCTGGCAGAAAAGCTGTCCGGCGTGTTGATTGTTACCCATTGAAGTTCATCGAGAGGGGCATAAAGCCAATTGGCCATTTGCGTTGGCGTCATACCACAAAAATCGGGATGAGGTTGACTATACGATCCTGCATTTTGTGCTGTAAAACCACATTGAGTTCATCAAAGCTCAAATTAGGGTTCAGTGCCAACATGCCTTCAACATCATCAATGAATTGCGCACGTAGCTTATCCGTGTTGTTCATACAACAATGTTTAAATTTTTTTCCACTGCCGCAATGGCAAGGATCGTTATGACCAAGCTTCATTATTGACCTCTCTTATCGTGTTGATGCTCAAAAACGGTAATCTTGATCGAATAAATCCATAAGGAAATCCATATTATCGTCTTCGTTACGCTCGGCTAAATACTGTTTCAGTACCGCCAGAGAGCGTAGGCTTTGCGTTTGTGCCAATTCAATTGCTGTCGACTCGCGCAAATAGCGCTGATGTTCCGCGATTTTCTTTTCTCGCGTCTTTGCCGTTGCGGCCCCCATTTCTTGCCACACCATACCAGGAAGGGATGGATCGTGCTTTTGATCCGCCAGCGCATTTTTCAACGTGTTCACTCGGCTTTCAAGCAGCGTATTAATCGACGGGATCGTACTTTCGTCAAAAGCAAATGAAGCATCAACATATTGATGATAAAGCGTTAGAAGGGTCCAGATGTCATGTTCCTGTTTGGCTTTTGACAACATGGTCATGAGGTGATGTTTTTTCTCTTTCTCTGCGGGATCTTGTTCGCGATCGGGATGAAGCGCCTTAGCAATCCTACGATATAGCAGGGTAATATGTTTGGTATCCAATAGATTACCGTCGGTTGACGCCGCTGTACGCTTACTCTCCTCCCCGTCTGTTTCCGCGTATTCGCTCTCTTGCCAGTCATCGTCGTCTTCCTCAGCATCAAAGGCACTATCTTGCTGATTACGGGAATGCCATTCTTGAGAAAGTTGCTCCAATGCGGCCTGCAGTTTATCGGGGTTTCTAATCATCTCGCTTATTTCGTCATCGGAGAAGGCGTAGGAAAAGTCAAATTTAGTGTCGAGCGCTTCTCTGAATTGAGCGATGTCCTCGTTAGAAGGCGGTGGGGTATATTGCGAAGCGACAGATATAAACCGGTCAACTAATGGCGTCATATCAAGCTGACTATTGAAAGGGTAGGACTGCAAGCGAGACAATTCCTCTTCGATCCACTCAAATAGCGTCTCACGCTGGTTTTTGCTGAGCGATTTTTTGTCGGCAAAAGAAAGTAGGCGCTCTGTTTTATCAAAAACGGACTGAATATATTGATGCTCTAACGGCAGAACATCTTGCTGAAAGCGCGCATACAGCGCTTCCTGATCTTGCTGTAATTTGACGAGTTGGCGCTGATATTTTTCGATGGTGGCCCAGAAATGTTGAAATTTCTCCAGGGGAGTTATAGGTTGCTGTTTTTTCTTTGTTTTGTTCGTTGCCTTTTTCTTTATGAGCTTTGAATGGGCCATAGTCTACTTAGAAGTGTTTATGAGAAATGTTTGATGGGAATCATACTGGCTTTTTTTTATCAATGTCTACGCGCATTTCATCGTAATCAATCGACGGCGACGGCCCGCCAGCGCCAATGTGGGTAAACGTGGAAAGGGTGGCGTGACGCGGGCTAACTCCCTATAATCGCACGTTAAAGCGCCGTTTGGCGGATTCCCCTCTTTTACATGTTAATCAGGCCGTTTATACCATGACTGATCAGTCTCACCAGTGCGTTATCATCGGGATCTCAGGAGCATCGGCTTCGGGTAAAAGTCTTATTTCCAGCACCCTGTATCGCGAATTACGCGATCAGGTGGGCGATCGGCATATCGGTGTGATCTCTGAGGATAGCTACTATAAAGATCAAAGCCACCTGACGATGGAAGAACGGATAAAAACCAATTATGACCATCCGAGTTCGATGGACCATGACTTACTTATCCAGCATTTGCAGATGCTGAAGGCCGGTCAGGCGATCGAAGTGCCCCAATACAGCTATGTCGAGCATACTCGTCAACAAGACACGGTGCATATCGCGTTAAAAAAAGTCATTCTCCTGGAAGGGATTTTGTTGCTAACGGATGCGCGCCTGCGCGATGAGCTTAACTTCTCTATTTTTGTCGATACCCCCTTGGATATTTGCCTGTTGCGTCGCCTGCGGCGTGACGTTAATGAACGCGGACGTTCGTTAGAATCCGTAATGGAACAATACCAGAAGACGGTGCGCCCGATGTTCCTGCAATTCATTGAGCCGTCCAAACAGTACGCCGATATTATCGTGCCGCGCGGCGGCAAGAACCGTATTGCGATCGATATTTTAAAAGCCAAGATAAGCCAGTTTTTTGAGTAACAAAGACTCTCACGCATCCCGACTGCGTAGCCTGTGTGGCAGCAACGTGATAGATGTGATAGATAACGAAGGTAAGCGGGGTATCTGAAGATACCTCTGCCGAATGGAGAATAGAATGAGACTGTGTGACCGTGATATTGAAGCCTGGCTGGATGATGGCCGACTGGTGATTACGCCCCGTCCGCCCACCGAGAGGATCTCCGGCGCGACCGTTGATGTCCGACTGGGTAACCAATTCCGCGTCTTTCGCGGGCACACGGCGGCTTTCATTGATTTGAGCGGCCCAAAGGATGAAGTCAGCGCCGCGCTGGATCGCGTGATGAGCGATGAGATTATTTTGCCGGAAGGCGAGGCTTTCTTCCTGCACCCGGGAGAACTCGCGTTGGCCGTTACGCTCGAATCCGTTACCCTGCCCGATAATTTGGTGGGCTGGCTGGATGGGCGTTCTTCGCTTGCCCGACTGGGGTTAATGGTTCACGTTACCGCCCACCGCATCGACCCAGGTTGGCAAGGCAGAATTGTATTGGAGTTCTATAATTCAGGTAAGTTGCCGCTGGCGTTGCGCCCCGGCATGATGATCGGCGCGTTGAGTTTTGAACCGCTTTCCGGGCCGGCGGCTCGCCCTTACAACCGTCGTCAGGATGCCAAATATAAAGACCAGCAGGGTGCGGTGGCGAGCCGAATCGATAAAGATTGAGTGTCTGGCGACCCGTCTGTAAGGTAAGCCTGTGGCCGGATATTTCGCAATGAGGATGGCATGAGAAGATTTCTGACGACGCTGGCAATTCTGCTTGTCGTGTTGGTAGCAGGAATGACGACTCTGGTCTTGCTGGTTAATCCTAATGATTTCCGCGCCTACATGGTGAAGCAAGTCGAGGAACGCAGCGGCTATCGCCTCCAGTTAGATAGTGAGTTGCGCTGGCACGTCTGGCCGCAACTGAGCATTTTATCCGGCGGGATGTCGCTAAGCGCGCCGGGCTCCAGCGCACCGATAGTCAGCGCGGAAAACATGCGTCTCGATGTGCAACTGTGGCCGCTGTTGTCGCATAAGCTAGTGGTCAAACAGGCCATGTTAAAAGGCGCGGTCATTCGCCTGACGCCCGAGAGCGAGGCTCGACAGACTACGCCCGGCCCGATCGCGCCAGCAGGCTCGCCTTCGCCAGCAGAGGAAGCGCGTTGGCGGCTGGATATCGCGAAGGTAAAAGTCGTCGATAGTCTATTAGTTCTGCAACGCGGCAATAATGAACAGATTAATGTGCGCGATATTAATCTGGCGATGGAACAAAATAGCGCCCGTCAGGTGAGCGTTGAACTCTCCAGCCGCATCACTCGCGATCAGCGAGATTTAGCGTTCTCTCTTACCGCTGATGTTGATCTACAGAACTTCCCTCAGCAGGCGAGCGCTAATATCACCCAACTTGACTTCCAGCTATCAGGCGCGGGAATCCCGACCAATGGCATTAGCGGGGCGGGAAGAGTGCAGGCAAGCTATCAGCAGCAGCCCGAAAAAATCGCCTTTAGCCAGCTTGCTCTGACGACCAATAATAGCCAGCTATCCGGGACGGGCAGCGTCACGCTGGGGGATATTCCCCATTATGAATTGGCGCTCACCGCTGAGAAACTGGATGTGGATTCTTTACTGGGCATCACCGTGACGCATGAAAATAATGTCTCGGAGGTAAATGCCCCGGCGGTACAAGTTAAATCACCGGCGCCGGTGATTTCGAATGAAACTACGCCGATCACGCTGGCGGAGCGGTTAAAGGCTTTCACGGCGCGGGTGTCATTACAGGCTGACTCAGTGCTCTACCGCGGGCTTGATATTCGCCAATTTACGCTACAAGCGGAAAACCAGCCGGGCTCGCTGGAGATGACGACATTGAGCGGTGAACTCGGCGATGGTCGTTTCTCAATACCAGGTAACGTCGTGACGACGCCAGCGACCACCCTAACACTACGACCAGAACTTAAGAATATTGCGCTGTCGCAACTGATGACCGCGTTTGCGCTACCGGGAAATACGATTGATGGCAAGGTATCGATGGCGGGGCAGTTCAGCGGCAACACTCTGGCGCTACCGGATCTACTGGAACAATGGCAGGGAACGGCGACGCTGCATGCCCAGCATGTGCGTCTACAGGGGCTGAATATTCAGCAGATGGTGCAGATGGCGGTGGCACGTAGCAATGGTAATGTCCGAGGGCAAGAACGCTATGAACGCTACACTGAGTTGCAGCAACTGGAGGGAAATATTCAGTTGAGCGCGGGGAAATTACGGCTAACGCATCTCAACGGGCATTCGGCGCTGTTGTCGCTTAGCGGCGCAGGGCAATTCGACCTGCCTGCGCGCACGTGTGACGTTAACGTGGATGTCTCGGTCACTCAGGGGTGGCAGGGGGATGATAAACTGATCGACGTACTGAAAAACACGGCGATCCCGTTACGCGTCTACGGCAGCTGGGACAAGCTGAACTATCAGTTACAGGTGGATCAACTGCTGCGTAAGCGGTTGCAGAATGAACTGAAGAAACGCCTGAACGAGTGGGCGAGCCAAAACCAGCAGAGCCAGAAGGGTAAAGATCTGAAGCAACTTCTCGATCGGCTGTAGCGAGAACGGAAAAGCGGGTGGGAGGAGATTCCCCACCCGATTCGTTTACACTTCAAAATCAGTTTGCGGTTCCTGGTTCGGCGTAATACGAACTTCCACGATCCGATGGCTTTCTACCGCTAAAATCGTGAACTGATAGCCGTCAATCGATAGGGTATCGCCAACCTGCGGAATTTGCTGCGCGTGTTCCATCAGTAGCCCAGCCAACGTGTAATACTCGCGTTTTTCGTCCAGCGTTAATGGAATGTACAGGGTCAGATCTTCCAGCGGGATGTAGCCATTGACCGTTAAACTACCATCGCTGTTTTGCTGAACCGCGTGACGCGCATCGTGATCTTCGCCTTCGCGCGGCAGGCTGCCTGCGATAGTTTCCATCACGTCACTTAATGTCACTATCCCTTCCATCGAACCAAACTCGTCAACAACAAAGGCAAAGTGCGTCCTTCCTGCTCTAAACTGTTCTAAAGCCTGTAGCAGCGAGAGTTGTTCAGGGAACACCAGCGGCTGATGAATCAGGCTGCGCAAGTTAAATGGCTCGCCGTTCAACTGTTGTTGCAGTAAATCAGACACATAGACAATCCCCAACGGCTCGTCAGAGGTGTTGCTATCAGTGACCACCAGGCGAGGATGCTGGTTGGTCGTTAATAATTTAGCCAACGCTTCCTGGGTGATATCCAGTTCCACCGGATCGATATCGTGCCTTGAGGTCATAATGCTACTGATGGTGCGCTGCGCCAGCCCCAGCACCTGCTTGATCATCCGACGTTCCTGAATATTGAACACCTCCTGACCCGCCCGCGCGCCGTCTGCAATCATGGCGGACGTTTGGTTATCCAGTTCCGCTTCTTCATGTTTGCCGCTCAAAATCCGCAACACAACCTCGGCGGTTCGTTGACGTAATGGAATCGAGGAGGAGAGAAAACGTCGGCGGTTAAACATGGAAACCTGGTTGAGTAGCTCGATTAGCACCGAGAAGCCTATCGCAGAATAGAGGTAGCCCTTAGGGATGTGATAGCCAAAGGCGTCGGCGACCAGACTGAAACCAATCATCAACAGGAAGCTGAGGCACAGAATAACGATAGTCGGATGTTCCGCGACAAAACGCGCCAGCGGTTTACTGGCCAGCAGCATCAGGAAGATGGCGATGGTCACCGCAGACATCATCACCAACAGATGATCGGTCATGCCAACGGCGGTAATCACGGAATCCAAGGAGAATATGGCATCCAGTACCACGATTTGCGCGACGACCGGCCAGAAACGCGCGCCTTTACGTGGGGCGTGCTGCTCTTCATCTTTCCCTTCGAGGCGTTCATTAAGTTCCATGGTAGCTTTAAAGAGTAGGAAAACCCCACCCACCAGCATGATGACATCGCGGGCGCTAAAGGTATGCTCGAAGAGAGTAAAAAGCGGCGTTGTTAAGGATGCAAGCCAGGAAATCGACGTCAGCAAACACAGCCGCATAAGCAGAGCCAGTAGCAAACCGACGATGCGAGCCTTGTCGCGCTGCTCTTTAGGGAGTTTTTCCGCCAGAATGGCAATAAAAATAAGATTATCAATACCCAGAACCAGTTCCAGGACAACCAGCGTGGCCAACCCGGCCCAAATCGTTGGATCAGCGATCCACTCCATAGCTGTTTTTCACCTTTATTATGAACATGACCCCGATAGCGTATCAGGGCAAACGCAGATGAACCAGAATTTGCACGGGTTTCTTTTACATGACATTTCGCAAGAGTAATTCTGGCCTAAGCCGCTTGATTTTCATGTACCCCTGCGCCATTAATTAATGTTAAAAATTTACGTTATCAGTATTAAGTAAAATTT contains:
- the metG gene encoding methionine--tRNA ligase, whose translation is MTQVAKKILVTCALPYANGSIHLGHMLEHIQADIWVRYQRMRGNQVHFICADDAHGTPIMLKAQQMGVAPEQMIAAMSQEHQQDFAGFAISYDNYHSTHSEENRELSGLIYRRLKENGFIKTRTISQLYDPEKGMFLPDRFVKGTCPKCQAADQYGDNCEVCGATYSPTELINPKSAVSGATPEMRESEHFFFDLPAFSDMLQTWTRSGALQEQVANKMQEWFDAGLQQWDITRDAPYFGFEIPDAPGKYFYVWLDAPIGYMGAFKNLCDKRGDLNFDDFWNTGSDADLYHFIGKDIVYFHSLFWPAMLEGSGFRKPTNLFVHGYVTVNGAKMSKSRGTFIKASTYLQHLDADCLRYYYAAKLSSRIDDIDLNLEDFVQRVNADIVNKVVNLASRNAGFINKRFDGKLAGTLADADLYKTFTDAAASIAEAYNSRESGRAIREIMALADIANRYVDEQAPWVVAKAEGRDADLQAICSMGIHLFRVLMTYLKPVLPALAQRTEAFLQTELRWDTITTPLLNHQISPFKALFNRIDVDNVNAMVNASKEDMVTAQKVVSGPLADHPVQDTISFDDFAKVDMRIALIKQAELVDGSDKLLRLTLDLGGETRQVFSGIREAYPDPAELEGRLTVMVANLAARKMRFGVSEGMVMAAGPGGKEIFLLSPDSGAQPGMQVK
- the apbC gene encoding iron-sulfur cluster carrier protein ApbC — translated: MNATVPEQRPEALRAMVAGVLSTFQHPTLKNNLTTLNALRHCALLDDVLHIELTMPFVWLSGLAVLKETVSDELLRLSGAEAVEWRLTQDIATLRRVNNQAGVKGVKNIIAVSSGKGGVGKSSTAVNMALALAAEGANVGILDADIYGPSIPTMLGAASERPTSPDGQHMTPIIAHGLATNSIGYLVTDDNAMVWRGPMASKALLQLLQDTLWPDLDYLVIDMPPGTGDIQLTLAQNIPVTGAVVVTTPQDIALMDAMKGIAMFEKVGVPVLGIVENMSVHICSHCGHLEPIFGTGGAQKLAEKYHCCLLGQLPLHISLREDLDRGEPTVVSHPDSEFTSLYRELAGQVAAQLYWQGEVIPGEIAFRAL
- a CDS encoding helix-turn-helix domain-containing protein, whose amino-acid sequence is MRYVTEQILESLREARIHKGLSQRDLSTRSGGPQSHISKIESGGVDLRISSLIALARSLDLERFVAPKKSIPAITSIIRSSKGISDEGEQMSPAY
- a CDS encoding YecA family protein; the encoded protein is MKLGHNDPCHCGSGKKFKHCCMNNTDKLRAQFIDDVEGMLALNPNLSFDELNVVLQHKMQDRIVNLIPIFVV
- the udk gene encoding uridine kinase, which gives rise to MTDQSHQCVIIGISGASASGKSLISSTLYRELRDQVGDRHIGVISEDSYYKDQSHLTMEERIKTNYDHPSSMDHDLLIQHLQMLKAGQAIEVPQYSYVEHTRQQDTVHIALKKVILLEGILLLTDARLRDELNFSIFVDTPLDICLLRRLRRDVNERGRSLESVMEQYQKTVRPMFLQFIEPSKQYADIIVPRGGKNRIAIDILKAKISQFFE
- the dcd gene encoding dCTP deaminase, coding for MRLCDRDIEAWLDDGRLVITPRPPTERISGATVDVRLGNQFRVFRGHTAAFIDLSGPKDEVSAALDRVMSDEIILPEGEAFFLHPGELALAVTLESVTLPDNLVGWLDGRSSLARLGLMVHVTAHRIDPGWQGRIVLEFYNSGKLPLALRPGMMIGALSFEPLSGPAARPYNRRQDAKYKDQQGAVASRIDKD
- the asmA gene encoding outer membrane assembly protein AsmA; protein product: MRRFLTTLAILLVVLVAGMTTLVLLVNPNDFRAYMVKQVEERSGYRLQLDSELRWHVWPQLSILSGGMSLSAPGSSAPIVSAENMRLDVQLWPLLSHKLVVKQAMLKGAVIRLTPESEARQTTPGPIAPAGSPSPAEEARWRLDIAKVKVVDSLLVLQRGNNEQINVRDINLAMEQNSARQVSVELSSRITRDQRDLAFSLTADVDLQNFPQQASANITQLDFQLSGAGIPTNGISGAGRVQASYQQQPEKIAFSQLALTTNNSQLSGTGSVTLGDIPHYELALTAEKLDVDSLLGITVTHENNVSEVNAPAVQVKSPAPVISNETTPITLAERLKAFTARVSLQADSVLYRGLDIRQFTLQAENQPGSLEMTTLSGELGDGRFSIPGNVVTTPATTLTLRPELKNIALSQLMTAFALPGNTIDGKVSMAGQFSGNTLALPDLLEQWQGTATLHAQHVRLQGLNIQQMVQMAVARSNGNVRGQERYERYTELQQLEGNIQLSAGKLRLTHLNGHSALLSLSGAGQFDLPARTCDVNVDVSVTQGWQGDDKLIDVLKNTAIPLRVYGSWDKLNYQLQVDQLLRKRLQNELKKRLNEWASQNQQSQKGKDLKQLLDRL
- a CDS encoding TerC family protein; the encoded protein is MEWIADPTIWAGLATLVVLELVLGIDNLIFIAILAEKLPKEQRDKARIVGLLLALLMRLCLLTSISWLASLTTPLFTLFEHTFSARDVIMLVGGVFLLFKATMELNERLEGKDEEQHAPRKGARFWPVVAQIVVLDAIFSLDSVITAVGMTDHLLVMMSAVTIAIFLMLLASKPLARFVAEHPTIVILCLSFLLMIGFSLVADAFGYHIPKGYLYSAIGFSVLIELLNQVSMFNRRRFLSSSIPLRQRTAEVVLRILSGKHEEAELDNQTSAMIADGARAGQEVFNIQERRMIKQVLGLAQRTISSIMTSRHDIDPVELDITQEALAKLLTTNQHPRLVVTDSNTSDEPLGIVYVSDLLQQQLNGEPFNLRSLIHQPLVFPEQLSLLQALEQFRAGRTHFAFVVDEFGSMEGIVTLSDVMETIAGSLPREGEDHDARHAVQQNSDGSLTVNGYIPLEDLTLYIPLTLDEKREYYTLAGLLMEHAQQIPQVGDTLSIDGYQFTILAVESHRIVEVRITPNQEPQTDFEV